In uncultured Ilyobacter sp., a genomic segment contains:
- a CDS encoding NADH-dependent [FeFe] hydrogenase, group A6 has translation MINKCDTGSCRVPKTEMLRDACEGQEEECKLELIDIEIDNKKIQVTKGTTILKAAKGIGVKIPTLCNHDDLCLAGVCRICLVEVEGFKTLQASCSYSISQPIKIKTNTAKIRRSRRNVLELILADHVGECYSCMRNGNCELQDLAMEYGITSYPYGHDNVRKKGVDFSSHAIMRDLDKCILCRRCVRSCIDLQEVGVFSIKGRGKDSTITTFGNKPMDEIVCINCGQCINRCPTAALYEKDESELVWNALETEGKHVVIQTAPAPRAGIGEEFGLEPGTPMTLKMNTALRRCGFHKVFDTCFTADLTIIEEGTELVKRLYDNIEGDGLTKLPVFTSCSPGWVKYLEHFYPEFMDNLSTAKSPQQMFGTIIKTYYAEKNNINPEDIVTVALMPCTAKKYEAGRPEMCQSGYRDVDYGITTREMAKMFKETGIDLPNIEDSAFDDPFTGGSGSGVIFGATGGVMESAIRTLYELVTGEKVDSLFEHGDVKPVRGFENIKSLELKIDNVTEVPELLKGQLNSFEFLKNQTLKVAICHGTSNAKRVLENIKNGGEFSTYHFIEFMACPGGCLGGGGQPIPTNEEIRTKRAKAIYSEDKKAAVRKSYENPGVLELYKNFFKDGPGKEKAHKLLHTHYKKRGKEII, from the coding sequence ATGATAAACAAGTGTGATACAGGCAGCTGTAGAGTTCCTAAAACTGAGATGCTAAGAGATGCCTGCGAGGGACAGGAGGAAGAGTGTAAGTTAGAACTCATCGACATAGAAATAGACAATAAAAAAATTCAGGTAACTAAGGGCACCACCATACTAAAGGCTGCTAAGGGTATAGGGGTAAAAATCCCAACTCTCTGCAATCATGATGACCTATGCCTTGCTGGAGTCTGCAGAATATGCCTAGTAGAAGTGGAGGGGTTTAAGACTCTTCAGGCCTCATGCTCATACTCTATCTCTCAGCCTATAAAAATAAAAACTAATACAGCAAAAATAAGACGATCTAGACGAAATGTTTTAGAGCTCATTCTAGCGGATCACGTTGGAGAATGTTACTCGTGTATGAGAAACGGAAACTGTGAACTGCAGGACCTCGCAATGGAATATGGTATAACCTCCTACCCCTACGGACATGATAATGTCAGGAAAAAAGGAGTGGATTTTTCAAGTCACGCAATAATGAGAGACCTAGACAAATGTATCCTCTGCAGAAGATGTGTCAGAAGCTGTATAGACCTACAGGAAGTGGGAGTCTTTAGTATAAAAGGACGTGGTAAGGATTCTACTATTACAACCTTTGGCAACAAGCCCATGGATGAAATAGTGTGTATAAACTGTGGTCAGTGCATAAACAGGTGCCCCACAGCCGCCCTATATGAAAAAGATGAAAGTGAACTTGTATGGAACGCCTTAGAAACAGAGGGAAAACACGTGGTTATACAGACTGCTCCTGCACCTCGAGCAGGTATAGGGGAAGAATTCGGACTAGAACCCGGGACCCCTATGACCTTAAAAATGAACACTGCACTTAGACGTTGCGGATTCCATAAGGTCTTTGACACCTGTTTCACAGCTGACCTCACAATCATAGAGGAAGGAACAGAACTTGTGAAAAGACTTTATGACAATATAGAAGGGGACGGTCTTACAAAACTCCCAGTTTTCACATCCTGCTCTCCAGGATGGGTAAAATACCTAGAGCACTTTTATCCTGAATTTATGGATAATCTTTCTACTGCAAAGAGTCCCCAGCAGATGTTTGGAACTATTATAAAAACTTATTATGCTGAAAAGAACAATATAAATCCTGAGGACATAGTAACTGTGGCCTTAATGCCATGTACTGCAAAGAAATATGAAGCCGGAAGACCGGAAATGTGCCAGTCAGGATACAGAGACGTAGATTATGGAATTACAACTAGAGAGATGGCAAAAATGTTTAAAGAAACGGGAATAGACCTACCGAATATTGAAGATTCAGCTTTTGATGACCCCTTTACAGGGGGAAGTGGTTCCGGTGTTATTTTTGGTGCAACGGGAGGAGTGATGGAGTCAGCTATAAGAACACTCTATGAGCTAGTAACAGGAGAAAAGGTGGATTCTCTCTTTGAACACGGAGATGTAAAACCTGTAAGAGGGTTTGAAAATATAAAATCTCTTGAATTAAAGATAGACAATGTAACAGAGGTTCCTGAGCTTCTAAAGGGTCAGCTTAATTCATTTGAATTTCTAAAAAATCAAACTTTGAAAGTCGCCATATGTCACGGAACCTCAAATGCCAAAAGAGTCCTTGAGAATATAAAAAACGGTGGAGAATTCAGTACCTATCATTTTATTGAATTTATGGCGTGCCCAGGTGGCTGTCTCGGTGGAGGAGGTCAGCCTATACCTACCAATGAAGAGATAAGGACTAAAAGAGCAAAGGCCATATACAGTGAAGATAAAAAAGCTGCAGTTAGAAAATCCTATGAAAATCCCGGAGTCTTAGAACTTTACAAGAATTTCTTTAAAGATGGTCCGGGAAAGGAAAAGGCCCATAAGTTGTTGCATACCCATTATAAAAAACGTGGAAAAGAGATCATATAA
- a CDS encoding alanine--glyoxylate aminotransferase family protein: MKTPFLMTAGPTRVRENVRLARAKECSNPDLDLNFYDFYRTLCIKIGKIIGTKQDVRILSGEGILGLEAACASFTEKGDRVLVVDNGIFGEGFGDFVKMYGGEAVYFKGDREHGINVSDLEKFLKKDNEFKYATIVHCDTPSGVLNPLREICKALKKYGIATVVDAVSSVGGEEVKVDEWEIDICLGASQKVLSAPPGLTFLSISDNAWEIMEKRENPIGGFYCNLLIWKDYYEKKWFPYTMPISDIEGLSAAVDNYFSEDTIKRHQIIASAFRKSIVESGLELYTKDSYSNTVSVIKIPHGIDEKKLRKNLLEKHNLMISGAFEYLEGKVIRIGHMGEGAREYSVFYTLKSLEKELIAQGFQPKKSLTENFINTLK, translated from the coding sequence ATGAAAACACCATTTTTGATGACAGCTGGGCCAACTAGGGTAAGGGAAAATGTTAGACTGGCAAGAGCAAAAGAGTGCTCAAATCCAGATTTAGATCTTAATTTCTACGATTTCTATAGGACTTTATGCATAAAAATTGGTAAAATCATTGGGACCAAGCAGGATGTAAGAATTCTATCTGGGGAAGGTATCTTAGGCCTTGAGGCTGCATGTGCATCTTTCACAGAAAAAGGAGACAGAGTTCTTGTAGTAGACAACGGAATTTTTGGAGAAGGCTTTGGAGATTTTGTAAAGATGTACGGCGGGGAAGCTGTTTACTTCAAGGGAGATCGAGAGCACGGAATAAATGTTTCTGATCTTGAGAAATTTCTAAAAAAGGACAACGAATTCAAGTACGCTACTATAGTTCACTGCGACACCCCCTCTGGAGTTTTAAACCCGCTCAGGGAAATTTGCAAGGCCCTAAAAAAATATGGTATAGCAACAGTGGTCGATGCTGTATCTTCCGTAGGAGGGGAGGAAGTAAAGGTCGATGAATGGGAGATCGACATCTGCTTAGGAGCCAGTCAGAAGGTTCTTTCGGCACCACCGGGACTGACCTTTCTAAGCATAAGTGACAATGCATGGGAGATAATGGAAAAGAGGGAGAATCCCATTGGCGGTTTTTACTGCAACTTGCTTATCTGGAAGGACTACTATGAAAAAAAATGGTTCCCCTATACAATGCCGATAAGCGATATAGAGGGCTTAAGCGCCGCAGTTGACAACTATTTTTCAGAAGACACTATAAAAAGACATCAAATAATAGCTTCGGCCTTTAGAAAATCCATTGTCGAATCTGGATTAGAGCTGTATACAAAGGATTCATATTCTAATACAGTGAGTGTTATAAAGATTCCCCATGGTATCGACGAAAAAAAACTGAGAAAAAATCTTTTGGAAAAGCATAATCTCATGATATCGGGAGCCTTTGAATATCTCGAGGGAAAGGTAATTAGAATAGGTCATATGGGAGAAGGTGCTAGAGAATACAGTGTATTTTATACTTTGAAATCATTGGAAAAAGAGCTTATAGCCCAGGGATTCCAACCAAAAAAATCTCTTACAGAAAATTTCATAAACACTCTTAAATAA
- a CDS encoding cobyric acid synthase: MHKKIMIQGTGSSVGKSLVTAGLCRIFYKDGYKVSPFKSQNMALNSFVDEEGLELGRAQVVQAEMGGEKPRAYMNPILLKPNADDHSQVIFMGKPCGNVTAVEYFSQTEKLRKVALEGYDKIRKNYDLCVLEGGGSPAEINLREVDVVNMGMAELVDAPVVLVSDIERGGVFAQIYGTIMLLDKNDRDRIKGIIINKFRGNKEILDPGIEMIKKKLKEDGVDIPILGVLPHLDVKIEEEDVLAKKLTAKKTKNDITISVIRTPKMSNYTDFDVFEFYDDVALNYVDSPEDIGEEDMIIIPGSKNTIGDLIFIKESGIYKKITEEAQKGKLIFGICGGFQILGSKIMDPLCIETPLGEEDGLGLLNVTTTMGEEKATYQVEKKLINCKGILTGLEGASVKGYEIHQGQTEGKEELFLEGDLYVGVYRENIMATYLHGIFDNGIFTRHILNYLRREKGLKENENLIDYEKVKNMEFDKWEEHLRKNLDIDKIYEILK; the protein is encoded by the coding sequence ATGCATAAAAAAATTATGATTCAGGGAACAGGTTCTTCTGTAGGAAAAAGCCTTGTGACAGCAGGCCTCTGCAGAATTTTTTATAAAGACGGATACAAAGTCAGCCCTTTTAAATCTCAGAACATGGCTCTGAACTCTTTTGTAGATGAAGAGGGCCTAGAGCTCGGGCGAGCACAGGTTGTACAGGCCGAGATGGGTGGAGAAAAACCTAGGGCCTATATGAACCCTATATTACTGAAACCAAATGCAGACGATCACTCTCAGGTTATATTCATGGGAAAACCTTGCGGGAATGTCACTGCAGTAGAATATTTTTCTCAGACAGAAAAACTAAGAAAAGTGGCCTTAGAGGGATATGATAAAATAAGAAAAAATTATGACCTATGTGTTCTTGAAGGGGGAGGAAGTCCTGCAGAGATAAATCTCAGAGAGGTAGACGTGGTAAACATGGGAATGGCAGAACTAGTAGATGCCCCTGTAGTACTTGTTTCTGATATAGAAAGAGGAGGGGTCTTTGCCCAAATATACGGTACAATAATGCTTTTAGACAAAAATGACAGAGACCGAATTAAAGGTATCATCATAAATAAATTTAGAGGAAACAAAGAGATACTAGATCCTGGAATTGAGATGATAAAGAAAAAGCTAAAAGAGGATGGGGTAGACATACCTATACTAGGGGTTCTTCCACACCTAGATGTAAAAATAGAAGAGGAAGATGTCCTGGCAAAAAAACTTACTGCAAAAAAAACTAAAAATGATATAACCATTTCAGTAATAAGAACCCCTAAGATGTCAAACTATACCGATTTTGATGTTTTTGAGTTTTACGATGATGTGGCTCTAAACTACGTAGACTCTCCTGAGGATATCGGAGAGGAGGACATGATAATAATTCCCGGAAGTAAAAATACTATAGGGGATTTGATTTTTATAAAGGAAAGTGGAATTTATAAAAAAATTACAGAGGAAGCCCAAAAAGGAAAATTGATTTTTGGAATCTGCGGCGGTTTTCAAATACTAGGAAGCAAGATAATGGATCCTCTCTGCATAGAGACACCTCTAGGAGAAGAAGATGGGCTTGGACTCCTAAATGTGACGACTACGATGGGAGAAGAAAAAGCAACCTATCAAGTGGAAAAAAAATTGATCAACTGCAAAGGCATTCTTACCGGCCTTGAAGGTGCTTCTGTAAAAGGATATGAAATTCATCAAGGTCAGACAGAGGGAAAAGAAGAGCTTTTTTTAGAGGGAGATCTCTATGTGGGAGTCTATAGAGAAAATATCATGGCAACTTATCTTCATGGAATCTTTGACAATGGAATCTTTACAAGGCATATTTTAAATTACCTGAGAAGAGAAAAAGGACTTAAAGAAAATGAAAATCTAATTGATTATGAAAAAGTCAAAAACATGGAATTTGACAAATGGGAAGAGCATCTGAGAAAAAATCTGGATATAGATAAAATATATGAGATACTAAAATAG
- a CDS encoding AIR synthase family protein: MEIGKLKASDLEKLIFKNIKHRRSEILTDPKIGGDCAVLDFGDKVAYISSDPITGATEELGKLAVNINCNDIATAGIEPVGLMLTILAPEGTKAEDIERVVADAHAECEKLNVSIMGGHTEITKVVNRMVVSVTAIGIGKKDEYTKRGKVKPGDCLILTKGAGIEGTGIIAYEKSEEIRKNLGEQTLKDAKNMLDKISVVREGIIASPYVKGMHDVTEGGILGAVWEVSEFYGLGSEIYREKIEIADCTRAICDHFNINPLKLISSGSMLLTADPLKGSEIVEILKSEGIESQIIGKFIKDNSKSIISGNFVEEISEPESDELYKVV; encoded by the coding sequence TTGGAAATTGGAAAATTAAAGGCTTCTGACCTTGAGAAGCTCATATTTAAAAATATAAAACACAGAAGGTCAGAAATACTAACAGATCCCAAAATAGGGGGAGATTGTGCTGTCCTTGACTTCGGAGACAAGGTGGCTTATATCTCTAGCGACCCTATTACCGGTGCCACTGAAGAGCTTGGGAAACTTGCTGTAAATATAAACTGCAATGATATTGCTACTGCAGGTATAGAGCCAGTGGGGCTCATGCTCACCATTCTGGCTCCAGAGGGAACCAAGGCAGAGGACATAGAGAGAGTGGTGGCTGACGCTCATGCAGAATGCGAAAAACTCAATGTATCAATCATGGGTGGACACACTGAGATCACAAAAGTTGTGAACAGGATGGTTGTATCTGTAACTGCCATAGGAATAGGAAAAAAAGATGAGTACACAAAGAGGGGGAAAGTTAAACCGGGAGACTGTCTGATTCTAACCAAAGGGGCAGGTATAGAGGGTACCGGGATAATAGCCTACGAAAAAAGTGAAGAGATCAGAAAAAATCTGGGAGAACAAACTCTCAAAGATGCAAAGAACATGCTAGATAAGATAAGTGTTGTGAGAGAGGGAATCATTGCGTCACCTTATGTAAAAGGCATGCATGATGTAACAGAGGGAGGAATCCTAGGTGCAGTGTGGGAAGTAAGTGAATTCTATGGTTTGGGATCAGAGATTTACCGGGAAAAAATAGAAATTGCAGATTGTACAAGAGCTATCTGCGATCACTTTAATATAAATCCACTAAAACTCATATCTAGTGGGTCTATGCTTTTGACCGCCGATCCTCTCAAAGGATCAGAGATAGTTGAAATATTAAAAAGCGAGGGAATAGAATCTCAAATTATAGGAAAATTCATAAAGGATAATTCCAAATCAATAATTTCTGGAAACTTTGTCGAAGAGATCTCAGAACCTGAGAGTGATGAGTTATATAAGGTGGTATAG
- a CDS encoding efflux RND transporter periplasmic adaptor subunit — MKKILISIFIILVLAACGKEKEQEVQVKEKPRSVRYIVAEDKTSEFQRVFAGNIISETESNLSFRVSGTIIKKYAKLGDYVKKGQVLAELDNEDYKLEAENATAQYESSKAKLAEADAQMKSANASLINSKNEYARIEKLYLDDNVSKSQFDSSRADRDVTESQLAQFEAYKKSAQSNLKASEMQLAQSKLKLSYTKLIAPENGFITSEEKEKNETVSSGTPVYKISLGEKLQTETFIPETMISFIKNGQEVTVEVSALHGKVYEGEIKEIGTSSEGYGNTFPVKIELLEKDEKIKPGMSSKISFDLGQDSDARMLIPISALDQNPAGEKYVYSVEKIKDGVGSAVKSLVTIGEITSEGVEVLSGINSGDYIITSGVTQITEGQEVSISLKEEN, encoded by the coding sequence TGAAGAAAATTTTGATTTCTATATTTATAATTTTAGTCTTGGCAGCTTGTGGAAAGGAAAAAGAGCAAGAGGTTCAAGTAAAGGAAAAACCTAGGTCAGTGAGATATATTGTGGCAGAGGATAAAACTTCTGAATTTCAAAGAGTCTTTGCAGGGAATATTATATCAGAAACTGAGTCAAACTTGAGTTTTAGGGTTTCTGGAACAATAATAAAAAAATATGCCAAATTAGGAGATTATGTAAAAAAAGGTCAGGTTTTGGCAGAGCTAGATAATGAGGATTATAAGTTGGAGGCAGAAAATGCCACGGCACAGTATGAAAGCAGCAAGGCAAAATTAGCTGAGGCTGATGCTCAGATGAAGAGTGCAAATGCTTCCCTTATAAATTCGAAGAATGAATATGCCCGTATTGAAAAATTGTATCTTGATGACAACGTGTCTAAAAGTCAGTTTGATTCATCTAGGGCAGACAGGGACGTTACAGAGTCTCAGTTGGCACAGTTTGAAGCCTATAAAAAATCTGCCCAATCAAATCTAAAGGCAAGTGAGATGCAGCTGGCCCAGAGCAAGCTAAAATTATCATATACTAAGCTAATAGCACCAGAAAACGGTTTTATAACTTCTGAAGAAAAAGAGAAAAATGAAACAGTTTCTTCAGGTACACCAGTTTATAAAATCAGTCTGGGAGAAAAACTTCAGACTGAAACTTTTATCCCTGAAACTATGATAAGTTTCATAAAAAATGGACAAGAAGTCACTGTAGAAGTAAGTGCCTTACATGGAAAAGTTTATGAAGGAGAGATAAAAGAGATAGGTACATCTTCAGAGGGGTATGGAAATACCTTTCCAGTGAAAATAGAGCTGCTTGAAAAAGATGAAAAGATAAAACCAGGGATGTCTTCTAAAATAAGTTTTGACCTTGGTCAAGACAGTGATGCGAGAATGTTGATTCCTATAAGTGCCTTAGATCAAAATCCCGCAGGAGAAAAGTATGTGTACTCAGTGGAAAAAATAAAAGACGGAGTGGGGAGTGCAGTAAAATCCCTCGTGACCATAGGTGAGATAACTTCTGAGGGCGTAGAGGTATTAAGTGGAATAAATTCAGGGGATTACATCATAACTTCTGGAGTGACTCAGATAACAGAAGGACAAGAGGTTTCCATATCTTTAAAGGAGGAAAATTAG
- a CDS encoding efflux RND transporter permease subunit — protein MDITNFSIKNRATIIILYILVIFAGLNTFKSMQKGEDPPFTIKTATITTRWPGATAKQMAELIGDKVEEVIQDIEELDYVETKNSPGLSTTYVNIRPEYRNLQPIWDNLRKKVKYEVEPYLPSGASVPIVNDEFGDVFGSVIMVTGDGYTYHELAVIAEELREYILKKVPEAGKVHVYGDQQEKVYLNFDPAKLTQLGITTADIRNAISGRNQITSSGNIVMDNDKMTLDTSGDFKSIEEIGDTIINTPGSTGIVYLKDIANIKRGYENPATYLTRFNGKESIGIAVSLKDGMDDTKLGEHLRDYVTSLEKKYPIGVDFDFVAYSPQRVEDKINSFVSNLVQAVATVLIVMLISLGFRTGLIVASLIPTSIAMAFILMPHYGVNLDQMSLAGLIIALGMLVDNAIVMSESIMVAMEKGKSRLEACLGSANQLKIPLLMSSLTTVAAFTPIFLIEESMGEYVGPMAKVVVFTLLSSWLVAMTLVPLLCYIFLKVDHKEHEYKSLTYRNYRKILIFGLKHKIITVIFAFGIFCTGIFLFRFTGNEFMPESDQKIMLTTMRLPKGSSVEATERVAKDLDEYIKENFKVPDKELKVGFFKDIISGFTIREYEEDGVLSWGTFIGGGAPRFVLAYSPEAPSEEYAYVIYNSTDHTIIPQMAEKIDNYMKDLYPDLDISTKKMKTGPSADRDVEYRISSDNLKDLFDKVDIVQSKLGSIPIAKNVTNSWKNQVKKLSIDIDQERLRKVGLTTEDVANSMAVNLEGMVIGTYREPDSPLTDKSIPIVLRTNEAHNTVFSKLDTMKIYSSSTGKFVPLSQVADIKMEFERGYIHKRDRTNTIAVQADVISGHTSNEIDRIMSPWIAEKVKEWESESGQEVKIKSVAGIPAKAEGLNYKYEIGGSSEMSNKQSDALGEKLPYAGLFILLLLVAQFNSIRKPIIILLTIPLGILGVAVGLIIGNQNFGFFAIIGLVSLSGVVVNNAIVLLDQIDIEINENCLEPAHAVVMSAQSRFRPIILTTLTTLCGLIPLWLFGGNMWKPMAVSLIFGLIFATILTLGVIPVLYTIFFRVGYKDYQYEKLSKGSEVSCSNSM, from the coding sequence ATGGATATTACTAATTTTTCCATAAAAAACAGGGCGACTATAATAATTTTATATATTCTAGTCATCTTTGCCGGTTTAAATACTTTTAAGAGTATGCAAAAGGGAGAGGATCCCCCCTTTACAATAAAAACTGCAACTATAACAACAAGATGGCCAGGAGCAACTGCCAAACAGATGGCAGAGCTTATAGGGGACAAAGTAGAAGAAGTTATACAGGATATAGAGGAGCTTGACTATGTAGAGACTAAAAATTCTCCAGGCTTATCTACGACCTATGTAAATATAAGGCCTGAATACAGAAACCTACAGCCTATATGGGATAATCTCAGAAAAAAGGTAAAGTACGAAGTGGAGCCTTATCTTCCAAGTGGTGCTAGCGTTCCCATTGTAAATGATGAATTTGGTGATGTATTTGGATCTGTTATTATGGTTACAGGAGACGGATATACTTATCATGAACTAGCTGTAATAGCTGAAGAACTGAGAGAGTATATCCTGAAAAAAGTACCTGAAGCAGGAAAGGTACATGTTTATGGAGATCAGCAGGAAAAAGTTTATCTGAATTTCGATCCTGCAAAATTAACACAGCTTGGGATAACAACTGCTGACATCAGAAATGCCATAAGTGGAAGGAATCAGATAACTTCCTCAGGAAATATAGTTATGGACAATGACAAGATGACTCTAGACACCAGTGGGGATTTTAAGAGTATAGAGGAGATAGGGGATACTATAATTAATACTCCTGGAAGTACTGGAATTGTCTACCTGAAGGATATAGCCAATATAAAAAGAGGTTATGAAAATCCTGCTACCTACCTCACTAGGTTTAATGGTAAAGAGTCTATAGGAATAGCAGTATCATTAAAAGATGGTATGGACGATACAAAATTAGGGGAACATTTAAGGGATTATGTCACAAGTCTGGAAAAAAAGTATCCTATAGGTGTTGACTTTGACTTTGTGGCCTACTCCCCCCAGAGGGTAGAGGATAAGATAAACTCCTTTGTAAGTAACTTAGTCCAAGCGGTGGCGACAGTACTTATTGTAATGCTTATTTCTTTAGGGTTTAGAACAGGGCTTATAGTGGCATCACTTATTCCAACCTCTATAGCTATGGCTTTTATTCTTATGCCTCACTATGGAGTAAACCTGGATCAGATGTCCCTTGCAGGACTGATAATAGCCTTGGGAATGCTTGTTGATAATGCCATTGTAATGAGTGAGAGTATAATGGTTGCAATGGAAAAGGGGAAATCAAGACTTGAAGCGTGTCTTGGCTCTGCAAATCAACTGAAGATCCCTCTTCTCATGTCTTCGCTGACAACAGTGGCAGCCTTTACACCAATCTTCCTCATAGAAGAATCTATGGGAGAATATGTTGGGCCGATGGCAAAGGTTGTAGTGTTTACCCTTTTGTCATCTTGGCTTGTTGCGATGACCTTAGTTCCTCTTCTTTGCTATATTTTCCTGAAGGTGGATCACAAGGAACATGAATATAAAAGCCTTACATACAGAAATTATAGAAAGATATTGATTTTTGGACTTAAGCATAAAATAATTACTGTGATTTTTGCTTTTGGAATTTTTTGCACTGGTATATTTTTATTTCGATTTACAGGAAATGAATTTATGCCTGAATCTGATCAGAAGATAATGCTTACAACTATGAGACTTCCTAAAGGATCTTCTGTTGAAGCTACAGAAAGAGTAGCAAAGGATTTAGACGAGTATATCAAAGAGAATTTCAAAGTACCAGACAAAGAATTAAAAGTAGGGTTTTTTAAAGATATAATAAGTGGATTCACCATAAGAGAATATGAAGAAGACGGTGTGTTAAGCTGGGGAACCTTTATAGGAGGAGGGGCTCCTAGATTCGTTCTGGCCTATTCTCCAGAGGCACCATCAGAGGAATATGCCTATGTAATATATAACAGTACCGATCACACGATTATTCCTCAAATGGCTGAGAAGATAGATAATTATATGAAAGACCTTTATCCAGATCTTGATATATCTACAAAGAAAATGAAAACAGGTCCTTCGGCGGATAGAGATGTGGAATATAGAATATCCAGTGATAACTTAAAAGATCTTTTTGATAAGGTAGATATAGTTCAGTCTAAGCTAGGTTCCATTCCCATAGCTAAAAATGTTACCAACAGCTGGAAAAACCAGGTTAAGAAACTTAGTATTGATATAGATCAGGAAAGATTGAGAAAAGTTGGGTTGACCACAGAAGATGTGGCTAACTCTATGGCTGTAAATTTAGAAGGGATGGTTATAGGAACTTATAGAGAACCTGACTCCCCCTTAACTGATAAGTCTATTCCCATTGTACTTAGGACAAATGAAGCACACAACACTGTGTTTTCAAAATTGGATACTATGAAAATATACTCCTCTTCCACAGGTAAATTTGTTCCCTTAAGTCAGGTTGCAGATATAAAAATGGAATTTGAGCGAGGATATATACATAAGAGGGACAGAACCAATACAATAGCGGTTCAGGCTGATGTTATCAGTGGACATACTTCAAATGAGATCGACCGGATAATGTCTCCTTGGATAGCTGAAAAAGTAAAGGAATGGGAATCTGAAAGCGGACAAGAAGTTAAGATCAAAAGTGTAGCGGGAATTCCTGCAAAGGCAGAAGGTCTCAATTATAAATATGAAATAGGCGGATCATCAGAAATGTCAAATAAACAGAGTGATGCCCTAGGTGAAAAGCTTCCATATGCAGGCTTATTTATACTTTTACTTCTTGTGGCACAATTTAACTCCATCAGAAAACCTATTATTATTCTCTTGACTATTCCACTTGGGATTTTAGGGGTGGCTGTAGGTCTTATAATTGGTAACCAAAATTTTGGATTCTTTGCCATAATAGGACTGGTTTCTCTCTCAGGGGTTGTTGTTAATAATGCAATAGTTTTACTGGATCAGATAGATATAGAGATAAATGAAAATTGTCTAGAACCTGCCCACGCTGTTGTCATGTCGGCTCAAAGCAGATTTAGGCCGATAATACTGACTACCCTTACAACCTTGTGTGGACTAATTCCTTTATGGCTTTTTGGGGGAAATATGTGGAAACCTATGGCAGTGTCGCTGATTTTTGGTCTGATTTTTGCGACTATTTTGACTCTAGGGGTAATTCCAGTTTTATACACGATATTTTTCAGGGTTGGATACAAAGATTATCAGTATGAAAAGTTATCAAAAGGCTCAGAAGTTTCTTGTTCCAATTCTATGTGA